From Fibrobacter sp.:
TCACTGCTGAAACATCCGCGGAGCATAATCACAAAGAGAACTGAAATGATAGTAAGTATATAGAAACTGCGGTAATGCAGTTCATCATTAATAGTAAATAAAGCAGTATGTATCAGATTACGCAGCTTTTGACCAGTTCTCATGTGATTTTCCTGGAAAACAAACTATCTGGGGATTCTGTGGAAAAACATCACAGACATCCAATAATATAATTCCTTGTGATGGCTTCCTTCAGACATATATTTTTATACTCTTTTTTCTCTTGTTCTTTGCTGCGTAATTTTTTTGCAGCGTTCTTTATCTGCTTTATGAAACCAAACACATTAGAAGTAAAAAGAACCCGGATCCGTATTACTCCCGATCCATCAAGAGTACTTATCCGGCCCTTCATTCCACAAAATGAAAACCGAGTCATGAAAATCATCTCCCGGGTACTCTCTCTTCCTGAGGAAACAGTAAAAATACAGATTCAGAGCGTATTGGATGATTTTTCGGGACGACATCTTGATATTAAGAAAATTTTCGGGCGACATTTTGAGATGGTCCGTCCTTGCATGTTTACCGATCTGGAACCATCCCAGGAGCGCAAGCTTCTCATTGGCTCGATGTTTACAAGTGAATACGCGTTTGAATGTGCCGCTCTATTTAATCCATCCATAGTCCCTCATCCCGACCAGTCAGGGCTCCCGGAGGGTTCCCTTCGTTTCATCATGAGCCTGCGTGCCACCGGTGAAGGGCACATCTCATCAATAACTTTCAGAATGGGTGTGATCGACAAAGATCTCAATATAGATATCACCGATCCAACACGTTTTGTGACTCCACCGGAAATAATCGAGAATTCCCACTATGATAAGGCTCTCTTCTGCCAGAAATTGCATGAGATGGGAGTTTTAAACAGTTATTCCGAATCGTTGATGGAAAGGCTAGATGATCCCTTCACATTAGATGAGTTGACAGTTCAGATTGAAAAAGAGAGGCATGAAAGTCACAGGCGTTCCCAGACAGCTCTTGTTACCCGTGATGGAATGATCTGGCTTGCCAAATCCAATTACGAACTCCGTTTTCTGCCTGAACAGCGGATCTCCCAAAGGATCATTTTCCCCACCGGGCCAAGCGAGCAGAACGGCATTGAGGACGCAAGATTTGTGCAGTTTAAAAATGATGACGGAAGTCAGATCTATTATGCCACCTACACAGCATACGATGGGAAAACAATACTGCCCCAGCTGATGCAGACTGAGGATTTTCTCAATTTCAAGATAATCACCCTTAACGGTAAAGCGGTCCAGAATAAAGGAATGGCCCTGTTTCCCAGAAAACTCAATGATAAATACGTTATGCTCTCCAGACAGGATAATGAAAACCTGTTTATAATGTTTTCTGATAATATCCATTTCTGGTATGAAATGATTCCGCTTTTAAAACCCACTTTTCCCTGGGAGTTTGTGCAGGTCGGCAACTGCGGACCTCCCATCGAGACAAAAGAAGGATGGCTTGTACTCACCCATGGAGTGGGACCTATGCGTAAATACTGTATTGGTGCAGTTCTTCTTGATCTCGAAGACCCCCGAAAAGTGATAGGACGTCTCAACCAACCGCTTCTTATGCCTGGTGCTAACGAACGGGAAGGGTA
This genomic window contains:
- a CDS encoding glycosidase is translated as MKPNTLEVKRTRIRITPDPSRVLIRPFIPQNENRVMKIISRVLSLPEETVKIQIQSVLDDFSGRHLDIKKIFGRHFEMVRPCMFTDLEPSQERKLLIGSMFTSEYAFECAALFNPSIVPHPDQSGLPEGSLRFIMSLRATGEGHISSITFRMGVIDKDLNIDITDPTRFVTPPEIIENSHYDKALFCQKLHEMGVLNSYSESLMERLDDPFTLDELTVQIEKERHESHRRSQTALVTRDGMIWLAKSNYELRFLPEQRISQRIIFPTGPSEQNGIEDARFVQFKNDDGSQIYYATYTAYDGKTILPQLMQTEDFLNFKIITLNGKAVQNKGMALFPRKLNDKYVMLSRQDNENLFIMFSDNIHFWYEMIPLLKPTFPWEFVQVGNCGPPIETKEGWLVLTHGVGPMRKYCIGAVLLDLEDPRKVIGRLNQPLLMPGANEREGYVPNVVYTCGALIHRENLILPYAMSDYATGIAIVELEPLLELLKTGHSRST